Within the Irregularibacter muris genome, the region AAATAAAGTCCCCGATAAATTCCACCGAGGATCTCCAGCCGTTAGAGCAGAATCTAAATGAACGTGGGATTCTATAAATTGGGGTAATACCATACATTCATTGCAGTCGATCACTTCTACCCCTTCTGGTGCTGTAATATTGGGCCCTATTTTTGCAAACTTTCCGTCTCGAATTAAAATATCTGTTTTTTCAGTACCATTTTCTAAAAATACATTTTTAATAAGCATGTTGACATTCCCCTTTCAAATAGTTATTAGACTTATTGTACTCAGTAAATAGAGATTTTGTTTTGCCTAGAGGCTTAGGGTTTGTTAATGAAGCAATCCAGGTGTTTCAAGTTAAGTGTTTGAGCACCAACAAGTTGCAGGCGTGTCCTGGCATGAATTTACAAACACTTCGCCTCAGAGCATTGACAAATTGAATTTTAATGAATATAACAACTTATTTATTATTGATTAACTCAAATGCATAATAGACTACAGCGGATACCACTAAGGAGTTTACTGGAGCAATTCCCCATTTTACAAATACTCCTACTAAAGAACCTGCTACCACAGCCAAAATGGCCCCTGTATTAATTGATTTTTTCTCATAAGCTTCATTTTCATAATTCTTTCTATTCATAAAGTAGTCAATGATAATGACTACGCCAACTGGTGGAATCATGCCTCCAAGTAAGCTTAGATAGGTTACGAAATTATTATATAGCCATAGAGCTGCCACTGTACCAATGGCGCCTCCAATAAGAACCATAGGCTGCATTTTAATTTTAGTGATATTGGCAAGACCTAGTCCTGAGGTATATAGAGCATTATTATTGGTGGTCCAAATATTTAATCCTAATACCACAATTGCTGGTATCATCAGTCCTTGGGAAATTAGGATGTCAAAGATATCAGGACTTCCCGTAACAGCTCCCCCTACCGCTCCAAAGATGAACATTATGCTATTTCCGATAAAGAAGGCGATTACAGTAGCCCATACCGAAATCTTAGGGGTCTTAGAAAAACGAGTAAAGTTAGGCGTACCTGTTCCTCCACTGACAAAGCTACCGATAACGATGGAAAGAGCTGCTGCCATGGTCAAGGGTGCTGCAGGAACTTCTGCAAAGACATTTTGAAAGCCATTTACTTGGTTAATTCCAAAATTGACAGAATATATTCCTAAAATAGCAATTAGTGGAACAGCCACTGAACCTAAAACTGCAAGAGCTTTAATTCCTTTATAGGCTGTTGCCGTCATTAAAATACCGGTTACTACAATCAAAAGTGTGGTATTGATGTTAAATAAAGTTCCCACAGGTAGAGCAAACATGGCTACCCCTACACCAAACCAGCCAATTTGTGTAAAACTGATTAATGCTGAAGGCAAATAGGATCCCTTTTCTCCAAAGGAATATCTAGCCAATAAATCCAAAGTAAGTCCTGTTTTTTGACCAATATAGGCCAAAGCTCCAGTATACAATCCTAAAAATGCATTTCCCAAAATCATAGCCACAAAGAAGTCTCTCATGTTCAGGCCAATGCCTAGATTTCCCCCTGCTGTCATGCTAGGAGAAAAAAAAGTAAAACCTACCATTACTACAAGTACTGCCCAAAAACCTTGTCTACTGCCTTGATCAACTGCTGATAGTGAATGTTCACTATCTATTGATTTTTTAGTTGTTGCATCTGCCATGTTAATCCCCCTTTACATTTTGATGTAACCAGTTACATTTTGTTTTAAAAAAATATCGCAAAATTAATAATTCCTTTAGGACTATATTGTATATAACAGTCTGTAAGCGGTTACATTTTTATACTAATATATATTCGCTACTTTCTTAAAAATTCCTTCTTTATTTTTTAAATATTTTATTTTTTCTAAAAATGGACAATATATTCTCTATCTCTCCTACTATAAAGCGGCTATCCTCCCTATAGAAATATCAGAAAATTTACTTCCGAAGGGCATGACCAACTTTTTTATAAAAAAAATGCGTGTAACTACCACGCATTTTTCTTGAGTTCACTATTTTTT harbors:
- the codB gene encoding cytosine permease codes for the protein MADATTKKSIDSEHSLSAVDQGSRQGFWAVLVVMVGFTFFSPSMTAGGNLGIGLNMRDFFVAMILGNAFLGLYTGALAYIGQKTGLTLDLLARYSFGEKGSYLPSALISFTQIGWFGVGVAMFALPVGTLFNINTTLLIVVTGILMTATAYKGIKALAVLGSVAVPLIAILGIYSVNFGINQVNGFQNVFAEVPAAPLTMAAALSIVIGSFVSGGTGTPNFTRFSKTPKISVWATVIAFFIGNSIMFIFGAVGGAVTGSPDIFDILISQGLMIPAIVVLGLNIWTTNNNALYTSGLGLANITKIKMQPMVLIGGAIGTVAALWLYNNFVTYLSLLGGMIPPVGVVIIIDYFMNRKNYENEAYEKKSINTGAILAVVAGSLVGVFVKWGIAPVNSLVVSAVVYYAFELINNK